A single window of Mycobacterium sp. ITM-2016-00318 DNA harbors:
- a CDS encoding mycobacterial-type methylenetetrahydrofolate reductase codes for MTLNTIALELVPPNVERGQEYAVEEARKVARISAESGLAGRIKHVMIPGMIPEDDDRPVPMLPKLDVLDYWSLIRPELPGLRGLCTQVTPFMDEAALGKRLTTLGDAGFEGIVFVGVPRTMNDGEGSGVPPTDALSIYNKTVDNRGVILIPTREGEAGRFDFKCNQGANFGLTQLLYSDAIVGFLSDFAKNTDHRPEILLSFGFVPKVETRVGLIDWLIQDAGNEAVAEEQEFVRSLAGRDPADKRALMVDLYKRVIDGVVDLGFPLSVHFEATYGVSGAAFETFSEMLAYWSPDR; via the coding sequence GTGACCCTCAACACTATTGCGCTCGAGCTCGTGCCTCCCAATGTGGAGCGCGGGCAGGAGTATGCGGTGGAAGAGGCACGCAAGGTCGCGCGGATCTCCGCGGAGTCCGGTCTCGCGGGCCGGATCAAGCACGTGATGATCCCGGGAATGATCCCCGAGGACGACGACCGGCCCGTGCCCATGCTGCCCAAGCTCGACGTTTTGGACTACTGGTCGCTCATCCGGCCCGAACTGCCCGGTCTTCGCGGGCTGTGCACGCAGGTCACCCCCTTCATGGACGAGGCGGCCCTCGGCAAGCGGCTGACCACTCTCGGTGATGCCGGCTTCGAGGGCATCGTCTTCGTCGGGGTACCGAGGACGATGAACGACGGTGAAGGTTCCGGTGTCCCGCCGACGGATGCGCTGTCGATCTACAACAAGACCGTCGACAACCGCGGCGTGATTCTGATCCCGACCCGCGAGGGTGAAGCGGGCCGGTTCGACTTCAAGTGCAATCAGGGCGCCAACTTCGGCCTGACGCAGCTGCTGTACTCCGACGCGATCGTCGGATTCCTCTCCGATTTCGCCAAGAACACCGACCATCGGCCCGAGATTCTGCTGTCGTTCGGCTTCGTGCCCAAGGTCGAGACCAGGGTCGGTCTGATCGACTGGCTGATCCAGGATGCGGGCAATGAGGCCGTCGCCGAGGAGCAGGAATTCGTCCGGTCGCTGGCCGGCCGCGACCCCGCGGACAAGCGTGCGCTGATGGTCGATCTGTACAAGCGGGTGATCGACGGCGTCGTCGACCTCGGGTTCCCGTTGAGCGTCCACTTCGAGGCGACGTACGGCGTATCCGGTGCGGCGTTCGAGACATTCTCGGAGATGCTCGCCTATTGGTCTCCGGACCGTTAG
- a CDS encoding thiamine pyrophosphate-requiring protein, giving the protein MSQDVADFVLERLRQWGVTQVFGYPGDGINGLVVAFGRADNRPRFVQTRHEEMAAFAATGYAKFSGEVGVCMATSGPGAIHLLNGLYDAKLDHVPVVAIVGQTERSAMGGSYQQEVDLQVLFSDVASDYLVEVNVPQQLPLALDRAIRTARTRRSPTAIIIPSDLQEEKYSPPQHVFKQVPSSDPGDAIGLAAPTEEQVRAAAEILNAGEKVAILIGQGARNAASEVAAVAELTGAGVAKALLGKDVLPDDLPFVTGAIGLLGTRPSYELMRDCDTLLIVGSNFPYSQFLPEYGAARAIQIDADGSSIGMRYPTEINIVADAKAALGALIPHLRAKADPSWRDTIESGVSRWWETVRRQSLLAAEPVNPMRVAWELSEQLPDDAIVTADSGSSTNWYARCVRFRAGMRGSVSGTLATMGCAVPYAIGAKFAHPSRPVIALVGDGAMQMNGLAELLTIRRYQDLWPDKRLVICVFHNNDLNQVTWELRAMGGAPKFEESQSLPEVSYADVARSMGLQAISADTDDAVAGAWEAALSAEGPILLDIRCDPEVPPIPPHATYEQMKDLTSAVLRGDPNAWHLVYQGAKTKLQEFIPSSRS; this is encoded by the coding sequence ATGAGCCAAGATGTCGCCGATTTCGTCCTCGAACGCCTTCGGCAGTGGGGCGTGACCCAGGTGTTCGGTTATCCGGGCGACGGCATCAACGGCCTTGTCGTGGCCTTCGGTCGGGCGGACAACCGGCCACGGTTCGTGCAGACCCGCCACGAGGAGATGGCCGCCTTCGCTGCCACCGGCTACGCGAAGTTCTCCGGTGAGGTCGGTGTCTGCATGGCCACCTCCGGGCCAGGGGCGATCCATCTGCTCAACGGGCTCTACGACGCCAAGCTCGACCATGTGCCCGTCGTGGCGATCGTCGGCCAGACCGAACGCAGTGCGATGGGCGGGAGCTATCAGCAGGAGGTGGACCTGCAGGTGCTGTTCAGCGATGTCGCAAGCGACTATCTCGTCGAAGTCAATGTGCCGCAACAGCTTCCGCTGGCACTCGACCGCGCGATCAGAACCGCCCGCACGCGCCGCTCCCCCACCGCGATCATCATCCCCTCCGACCTGCAGGAGGAGAAATACAGCCCGCCGCAGCACGTGTTCAAGCAGGTGCCGTCGAGCGACCCCGGCGATGCCATCGGCCTGGCCGCTCCGACCGAAGAGCAGGTTCGCGCGGCCGCCGAAATCCTCAACGCCGGCGAGAAAGTCGCGATCCTGATCGGTCAGGGCGCAAGGAACGCCGCCTCCGAGGTGGCCGCGGTCGCCGAGCTGACCGGTGCCGGGGTGGCGAAAGCCCTACTGGGCAAGGACGTTCTGCCTGACGATCTGCCATTCGTCACCGGGGCGATCGGGCTGTTGGGTACCAGGCCCAGCTATGAGTTGATGCGTGATTGCGACACCCTGTTGATCGTCGGCTCCAACTTCCCCTACAGCCAGTTCCTTCCGGAGTACGGCGCCGCCCGCGCCATACAGATCGATGCCGACGGCAGTTCGATCGGCATGCGCTATCCCACCGAGATCAACATCGTCGCCGACGCGAAGGCAGCCCTTGGCGCACTGATCCCGCACCTGCGAGCCAAGGCCGACCCGTCATGGCGGGACACCATCGAGAGCGGTGTCAGCCGGTGGTGGGAGACCGTGCGGCGGCAGAGCCTGCTGGCCGCCGAACCCGTCAATCCCATGCGCGTGGCATGGGAGCTCTCCGAACAACTGCCCGACGATGCGATCGTGACCGCCGACTCGGGTTCGTCGACCAACTGGTACGCCAGGTGTGTCCGGTTTCGTGCGGGTATGCGTGGATCTGTCTCGGGCACGCTGGCGACCATGGGCTGTGCGGTGCCCTACGCGATCGGCGCCAAGTTCGCGCACCCGTCGCGCCCCGTCATCGCGCTGGTCGGCGACGGCGCCATGCAGATGAACGGGCTCGCCGAACTGCTCACCATCCGCCGCTACCAAGACCTCTGGCCCGACAAGCGGCTGGTCATCTGCGTCTTCCACAACAACGACCTCAACCAGGTCACGTGGGAGCTGCGCGCAATGGGCGGCGCACCGAAATTCGAGGAGTCACAATCACTTCCGGAGGTCTCGTACGCCGACGTAGCACGGTCCATGGGCCTGCAGGCCATCTCCGCGGACACCGATGACGCGGTGGCAGGCGCGTGGGAGGCAGCCCTGAGCGCCGAAGGGCCCATCCTGCTCGACATCAGGTGCGACCCGGAGGTGCCGCCGATTCCCCCGCACGCCACCTACGAGCAGATGAAGGACCTCACGTCGGCGGTGCTTCGCGGCGACCCCAACGCGTGGCACCTGGTGTACCAGGGCGCCAAGACCAAACTGCAGGAGTTCATCCCGAGTTCGCGATCATGA
- a CDS encoding SDR family oxidoreductase, which translates to MPLTRAVFITGAAAGIGRATALNFGRNGYTVGGYDIDEVGLRALANDIEALGGTAVTGHLDVTDSDEMAQRLGEFTATTGGRLNVLINNAGIMRTGRFEDIDIADQLQEIDINTKGVVNGLHAAFPYLRATPNPVVVNLASASSIYGQPELATYSATKFFVRGLTEALDLEWNRYDIRVIAMWPLYVNTAMTENVKTGTTDSLGIRLTAQDVADAILAAVEPSLPRRIIHQVHFPVGSQTKVSTLGARFSPAWLLRLVNKRLAGM; encoded by the coding sequence ATGCCTCTCACCAGAGCCGTCTTCATCACCGGCGCAGCCGCAGGGATCGGCCGCGCCACCGCACTCAACTTCGGCCGCAACGGCTACACGGTCGGCGGGTATGACATCGACGAGGTGGGGCTGAGAGCACTCGCCAACGACATCGAGGCGCTCGGCGGCACGGCGGTCACCGGACACCTCGATGTCACCGACTCCGACGAAATGGCGCAACGACTCGGCGAGTTCACCGCCACCACGGGGGGCCGCCTCAACGTGTTGATCAACAACGCGGGCATCATGCGGACGGGTCGCTTCGAGGACATCGACATCGCCGACCAGCTCCAGGAAATCGACATCAACACCAAGGGCGTGGTCAACGGGCTGCACGCCGCGTTCCCCTACCTGCGGGCCACCCCGAACCCGGTCGTCGTCAACCTCGCCTCCGCGTCCTCGATTTATGGGCAACCCGAGCTCGCCACCTACAGTGCCACGAAGTTCTTCGTCCGAGGACTCACCGAGGCACTCGACCTCGAATGGAACCGGTACGACATTCGCGTCATCGCGATGTGGCCGCTGTACGTCAACACCGCGATGACCGAGAACGTCAAGACCGGCACCACCGACTCGCTCGGTATTCGGCTGACCGCGCAGGACGTCGCCGACGCCATCCTGGCGGCGGTCGAACCGTCCCTACCGCGTCGGATCATCCACCAGGTGCACTTCCCTGTCGGCTCGCAGACCAAGGTGTCAACGCTCGGTGCGCGGTTCTCGCCGGCTTGGCTGCTCCGTCTGGTGAACAAGCGGCTTGCCGGCATGTAG
- a CDS encoding mycofactocin-coupled SDR family oxidoreductase: MAGRLEGKVAFITGGARGQGRAHALAMAKEGADIIVIDICRNIDSNPYPLATPDDLADVERSVKELGRRVFAKIADVRERHELRDAIEAGVADMGKLDIVVANAGILPMAFGNEFDPMHFVDATDVDLLGVMNTVAVSLPHLPNGASIIITGSTAGMIKGTSDNPMMGPGGAGYGWSKRTLIDYVDTLCLQVAPKMIRVNAMHPTNVNTHLLQNDGIYSVFRPDMMAEGKKPTREDAEPAFTYFNAMPIPYVEPEDIANLGVFLASEESRYITGQHIRVDAGSMLKWPNGPGA, from the coding sequence ATGGCGGGACGGCTAGAGGGCAAGGTCGCATTCATCACGGGTGGTGCCCGTGGTCAGGGCCGCGCACACGCGCTGGCCATGGCCAAGGAAGGCGCCGACATCATCGTCATCGACATCTGCCGCAATATCGACTCCAACCCGTATCCGCTGGCCACGCCCGATGATCTCGCCGATGTCGAGCGGTCGGTCAAGGAACTCGGCCGTCGGGTCTTCGCCAAGATCGCCGACGTCCGCGAACGCCATGAGCTTCGTGACGCCATCGAGGCGGGGGTCGCCGATATGGGCAAGCTCGACATCGTCGTCGCCAACGCGGGCATTCTGCCGATGGCGTTCGGCAATGAGTTCGATCCCATGCATTTCGTCGACGCCACCGACGTCGACCTGCTCGGCGTGATGAACACCGTCGCGGTGTCTCTCCCGCATCTGCCGAACGGCGCATCGATCATCATCACGGGTTCGACGGCGGGAATGATCAAGGGGACCAGCGACAACCCGATGATGGGCCCTGGCGGCGCAGGATACGGCTGGAGCAAGCGGACACTGATCGACTACGTCGACACCCTTTGTCTGCAGGTGGCGCCCAAGATGATTCGGGTCAACGCCATGCACCCCACCAACGTCAACACCCACCTGCTGCAGAACGACGGCATCTACAGTGTGTTCCGTCCCGACATGATGGCGGAGGGCAAGAAGCCGACCCGCGAGGACGCCGAACCGGCCTTCACTTACTTCAACGCCATGCCGATTCCGTATGTCGAGCCGGAAGACATCGCCAATCTCGGCGTATTCCTCGCCAGCGAGGAAAGCCGCTACATCACCGGGCAGCACATCCGCGTCGATGCGGGCTCGATGTTGAAGTGGCCCAACGGTCCTGGAGCCTGA
- a CDS encoding DNA polymerase domain-containing protein → MAASSAKVEHLEVDGEQVPISNPDKVVFPDLGVTKLDLIRYYLAVAPGALRSVAERPMILKRFVKGITEEAVFQKRAPEKNRPDYVDVAELKYASGTSAKEAVLHDAAGLAWAINLGCVDLNPHPVRADDLAHPDELRVDLDPMPGVDWRQIIHVALVAREVLEDHGLTAWPKTSGSRGFHIYARVERRWPFKFVRLAAQAIAREVERRAPDHATARWWKEEREGVFVDFNQNAFDRTVASAYSVRATPDARVSTPLVWDEVVDCRAENFTIATVPQRFAERGDPWEGMDDAAGTLDQLLDLADRLGPAEKAPKGAKKGTGGGSRISSKPLIEIARTKTKDEALAALDVWRAKYEEVAKKLKPADVLLDGMRGPSSIWYRVRINLQHVPEDRRPPQEALLADYSPWENYSGAQFRRPSGADSKNCS, encoded by the coding sequence ATGGCCGCATCGTCCGCCAAGGTCGAACACCTGGAGGTCGACGGTGAGCAGGTGCCCATCAGCAATCCCGACAAGGTCGTCTTCCCCGACCTCGGCGTCACCAAGCTCGACCTGATCCGGTACTACCTCGCTGTTGCTCCCGGCGCGCTGCGCAGCGTGGCGGAACGGCCGATGATCCTCAAACGATTCGTCAAGGGCATCACCGAAGAGGCCGTCTTCCAGAAGCGGGCACCCGAGAAGAACCGGCCCGACTACGTCGATGTCGCGGAGCTGAAGTACGCCTCCGGCACATCGGCCAAGGAAGCCGTGCTGCACGACGCAGCAGGCCTGGCATGGGCGATCAACCTCGGCTGCGTCGACCTCAATCCGCATCCGGTGCGCGCCGACGATCTCGCCCACCCCGACGAGCTGCGCGTCGACCTCGACCCGATGCCGGGGGTCGACTGGCGCCAGATCATTCACGTCGCGCTAGTCGCGCGCGAGGTGCTCGAGGACCACGGATTGACGGCCTGGCCGAAGACATCGGGTTCACGCGGATTCCACATCTATGCGCGCGTCGAGCGGCGGTGGCCGTTCAAGTTCGTCAGGCTGGCCGCACAGGCCATCGCTCGGGAAGTCGAGCGACGCGCGCCCGATCACGCCACCGCCCGATGGTGGAAGGAAGAACGCGAAGGCGTCTTCGTCGACTTCAACCAGAACGCGTTCGACCGCACGGTGGCTTCGGCCTACTCGGTGCGGGCCACGCCCGACGCCCGGGTTTCGACACCGCTGGTGTGGGACGAGGTCGTCGACTGCCGCGCGGAGAACTTCACCATCGCCACGGTGCCGCAGCGCTTCGCCGAACGCGGCGATCCGTGGGAGGGCATGGACGACGCCGCAGGCACCCTGGATCAGTTGCTCGACCTCGCCGATCGCCTCGGCCCCGCCGAGAAGGCCCCGAAGGGTGCGAAGAAGGGCACCGGCGGCGGCAGCCGGATCTCCTCGAAGCCGCTGATCGAGATCGCCCGTACCAAGACGAAGGACGAGGCGTTGGCCGCGCTGGACGTCTGGCGTGCCAAATATGAGGAAGTGGCTAAGAAACTTAAGCCCGCGGACGTGTTACTCGACGGTATGCGCGGTCCGAGTTCGATCTGGTACCGCGTCCGGATCAATCTTCAACACGTGCCAGAAGACCGGCGTCCACCACAGGAAGCGCTGCTGGCGGACTACAGCCCGTGGGAAAACTACTCCGGCGCGCAGTTCCGCAGACCGTCGGGCGCAGATTCGAAAAACTGTTCTTAG
- the lysE gene encoding L-lysine exporter, with the protein MNSPLIVGFLASFTLIAAIGAQNAFVLRQGIRREYVLPVVAMCTVSDIALIATGIAGVGALINAHPSAVTIAKFGGAVFLFGYGLLAVRRAWRPSSLTPSESAPARLAEVLVTCAAMTFLNPHVYLDTVVLLGALANEHRDGRWLFGIGAVTASAVWFVSLGLGARRLAGLFATPMTWRILDGLIAATMIGLGVAMIAV; encoded by the coding sequence ATGAACTCGCCGTTGATTGTCGGCTTCCTGGCCTCGTTCACCCTCATCGCCGCGATCGGGGCGCAGAACGCGTTCGTGCTGAGGCAGGGCATCCGGCGCGAGTACGTGCTACCGGTCGTCGCGATGTGCACGGTGTCAGACATCGCGCTGATCGCTACGGGCATCGCGGGCGTGGGCGCGCTGATCAACGCACACCCGAGCGCGGTCACCATCGCCAAGTTCGGCGGAGCGGTGTTCCTGTTCGGCTACGGGCTGCTGGCCGTGCGCCGAGCATGGCGGCCGTCGTCACTGACGCCGTCGGAATCAGCGCCCGCCCGACTGGCCGAGGTCCTCGTGACATGTGCGGCGATGACATTTCTCAACCCGCACGTCTACCTCGACACCGTCGTGCTGCTTGGGGCGCTGGCCAACGAGCATCGCGACGGCCGCTGGCTCTTCGGCATCGGCGCAGTGACCGCGAGCGCGGTGTGGTTCGTGAGCCTGGGGCTCGGCGCACGACGCCTCGCCGGCCTGTTCGCCACGCCGATGACGTGGCGGATCCTCGACGGGCTGATCGCCGCGACGATGATCGGCCTCGGCGTCGCGATGATCGCGGTGTAA
- a CDS encoding LysR family transcriptional regulator ArgP, with product MKIDGQQLAAFAAVIEHGSFDAAADRLHITPSAVSQRIKTLEQRVGKVLVRREKPCVATPAGIPLLRLSAQTALLEAEALAELGGGSAQHTRVAIAANADSMATWFTAVFGRLPGVLFDIRIEDQDHSARLLREGTVMGAVTTERAAVPGCRVLPLGVMRYVPVAAPGYVERYLPDGFTADAMGSAPSLAWNRDDALQDSLLRKAFRRDIRRPVHYVPTAEGFGAAVRTGLGWGMFPDRLADVHEADGTFVRISDVHLDVPLFWQCWKLDSPLVDTITEAVRSAAERLLSR from the coding sequence GTGAAGATTGACGGGCAGCAGCTCGCCGCCTTTGCCGCCGTGATCGAGCACGGCAGCTTCGACGCCGCGGCGGATCGCCTGCACATCACGCCGTCGGCGGTGAGCCAGCGGATCAAGACGCTCGAGCAGCGCGTTGGCAAGGTCCTCGTCCGCCGCGAGAAACCCTGCGTCGCAACACCCGCAGGGATTCCGCTGCTGCGGCTCTCCGCCCAGACGGCATTGCTCGAGGCCGAAGCGCTGGCCGAACTGGGCGGCGGTTCGGCGCAGCACACGCGCGTCGCGATCGCCGCAAATGCCGATTCGATGGCGACCTGGTTCACCGCCGTGTTCGGTCGACTGCCCGGCGTGCTGTTCGACATCAGGATCGAGGATCAGGACCACTCGGCACGGCTGCTTCGCGAAGGCACGGTGATGGGTGCGGTCACCACCGAGCGCGCGGCCGTGCCCGGTTGCCGCGTGCTGCCACTCGGCGTGATGCGCTATGTCCCGGTGGCCGCACCCGGCTATGTCGAGCGGTATCTGCCCGACGGCTTCACTGCCGACGCCATGGGCTCCGCACCGTCGCTGGCGTGGAACCGCGATGACGCTCTGCAGGACTCGTTGCTTCGCAAAGCATTTCGGCGCGACATCAGGCGGCCGGTGCACTACGTACCCACCGCAGAAGGGTTCGGCGCAGCGGTCCGGACCGGCTTGGGCTGGGGCATGTTCCCTGACCGCCTCGCCGACGTCCACGAAGCCGACGGGACGTTCGTGCGGATATCCGATGTACACCTGGATGTGCCGCTGTTCTGGCAGTGCTGGAAGCTCGATAGTCCGCTGGTGGACACGATCACCGAGGCGGTGCGATCGGCCGCCGAGCGTCTGCTGTCTCGATGA
- a CDS encoding heme-binding protein, translated as MFFRSVISAGLIAGSMLVGTAATAAADPPGCTAADLAGVMSGVNAATQSYLFSHPDVNAFFTGLKGKSREQMATEIAAYADANPQVRDELRGVRQPAADFRERCNAPVPGGPMGAPAPDGPMGAPVPEGPMG; from the coding sequence ATGTTCTTCCGTAGCGTGATTAGCGCCGGCCTGATCGCCGGGTCGATGCTCGTAGGTACCGCCGCAACCGCTGCCGCCGATCCGCCGGGCTGCACCGCCGCCGACCTCGCAGGCGTGATGTCCGGCGTCAACGCGGCGACGCAGTCCTACCTGTTCAGCCATCCGGATGTGAACGCCTTCTTCACCGGCCTCAAGGGCAAGTCCAGAGAACAGATGGCCACCGAAATCGCAGCGTACGCCGACGCGAACCCGCAGGTGCGAGACGAGCTTCGGGGAGTACGGCAGCCCGCCGCCGACTTCCGTGAACGCTGCAACGCGCCTGTCCCCGGCGGGCCTATGGGCGCGCCTGCCCCTGACGGGCCTATGGGCGCGCCTGTCCCCGAAGGGCCTATGGGGTAG
- a CDS encoding TIGR03085 family metal-binding protein, with the protein MTAAARERAALVNTMRAVGPDAPTLCGDWTTRDLAAHLILRERRPDAAAGILISRLAGYTARKQRELSDGIEWSELLTQIASGPPLYSPLKLLDPLVNTTEMFIHHEDVRRAGPGWQPRQLDADLATALRRQVRLAIRMSLGRASAAVTLHDTDGATLASIGTGPPCMITGAPPELLLFLSGRDAADIEFTGDDATISAVRSARRGL; encoded by the coding sequence GTGACCGCAGCAGCCCGCGAACGCGCCGCCCTCGTCAACACGATGCGGGCCGTCGGCCCCGACGCTCCGACCCTGTGCGGGGACTGGACCACCCGAGATCTCGCCGCCCACCTGATCCTGCGCGAACGCCGGCCCGACGCGGCGGCAGGCATCCTGATCTCGAGGCTGGCGGGTTACACCGCGCGCAAGCAGCGCGAGCTCTCCGACGGCATCGAGTGGTCCGAACTGCTCACCCAGATCGCGTCGGGACCGCCGCTGTATTCGCCGCTGAAACTGCTCGACCCGCTGGTCAACACTACCGAGATGTTCATTCACCACGAAGACGTCCGTCGTGCAGGCCCCGGCTGGCAACCTCGGCAACTCGACGCCGACCTGGCGACCGCACTGCGCAGACAGGTCCGCCTTGCGATCCGGATGTCGCTCGGCCGCGCTTCCGCGGCGGTGACGCTGCACGACACCGACGGCGCGACGCTGGCGTCGATCGGCACGGGGCCGCCATGTATGATCACCGGAGCCCCGCCCGAACTGCTGCTCTTCCTGTCCGGCCGTGACGCCGCCGACATCGAGTTCACCGGAGACGACGCGACGATCTCCGCAGTGCGCTCCGCCCGTCGCGGGCTTTAG
- a CDS encoding peroxidase — protein sequence MLELDDIQHILLTRTPSMTGRYEFLSFDDPAGGRAWLSELTDVVESAASVRETMDATKRWVTLGFTWHGLRALGVPEDSLATFPDAFREGMAARADILGDTGRNHPDHWEGGLAGNDLHAIAILFARDDDEHSRATSAHDELVARCDGVRRLSYLDLNATPPFNYAHDHFGFRDRLSQPVIEGSGEEPTPGSGAALKPGEFLLGYPDEWGPVGNLPQPETLSRNGTYAAYRRLQEHVVLFRDYLRQNAQTPDEEELLAAKFMGRWRSGAPLVLAPDKDDPELGADSMRNNDFNYKEMDPHGYACPLGSHARRLNPRDTAHNMNRRRMIRRGATYGLALADGAEDDGVDRGIAAFIICADLVRQFEFAQNVWINDRTFHELDNEHDPICGTQDGTLDFTVPKRPIRKVHKGLPAFTTLTGGAYFFLPGINAMRYLATLGT from the coding sequence ATGCTTGAGCTCGACGACATTCAACACATCCTGCTGACTCGAACCCCTTCGATGACCGGCCGCTACGAATTTTTGTCGTTTGACGACCCGGCCGGTGGACGAGCTTGGCTGTCGGAACTGACCGATGTCGTGGAATCCGCGGCGTCAGTGCGGGAAACGATGGATGCCACGAAACGCTGGGTCACGCTTGGATTCACATGGCACGGGCTGCGGGCGCTCGGGGTGCCAGAGGATTCGTTGGCGACCTTCCCCGACGCGTTCCGCGAGGGCATGGCCGCCCGCGCCGACATCCTCGGCGACACCGGACGCAATCACCCGGACCACTGGGAGGGCGGGTTGGCCGGCAACGACTTGCACGCCATCGCTATCTTGTTCGCGCGCGACGACGACGAGCACAGCCGAGCGACCTCGGCGCACGACGAATTGGTGGCCAGATGTGACGGCGTTCGCCGGCTGTCGTATCTGGACCTGAACGCGACGCCGCCGTTCAACTATGCGCACGATCACTTCGGGTTCCGAGACCGGCTGTCACAGCCGGTGATCGAGGGTTCGGGCGAGGAACCCACACCGGGTTCAGGTGCCGCCCTAAAGCCGGGCGAGTTCCTGCTCGGGTACCCGGATGAATGGGGGCCCGTTGGTAACTTGCCCCAGCCGGAAACGTTGTCCCGCAACGGAACTTACGCGGCGTATCGGCGACTGCAGGAACATGTAGTGCTGTTCCGAGACTATCTGCGACAGAATGCGCAGACGCCTGACGAGGAGGAGTTGCTGGCCGCGAAGTTCATGGGGCGGTGGCGCAGCGGTGCCCCGCTTGTGCTGGCGCCGGACAAGGACGACCCCGAACTGGGCGCGGACTCCATGCGCAACAACGACTTCAACTACAAAGAGATGGATCCGCACGGGTACGCCTGTCCCCTGGGCTCGCACGCGCGGCGCCTCAATCCACGAGATACCGCCCACAACATGAATCGCCGCAGAATGATCCGTCGCGGCGCTACCTATGGACTCGCGCTTGCTGATGGCGCTGAAGATGACGGGGTGGATCGCGGTATCGCCGCATTCATCATCTGCGCAGACCTGGTTCGGCAGTTCGAGTTCGCTCAGAACGTGTGGATCAACGACCGTACGTTCCACGAACTCGACAACGAGCACGACCCGATCTGCGGAACTCAAGACGGCACACTGGACTTCACAGTCCCAAAGCGGCCGATTCGCAAGGTACACAAGGGCCTGCCGGCATTCACCACCTTGACGGGTGGGGCCTACTTCTTCTTGCCCGGCATCAACGCCATGCGGTATCTCGCGACGCTAGGCACATAA
- a CDS encoding GAP family protein — MLGELFPLALVVALSPVSIVPAVVLVLHTDHPRPTGLAFMAGWLAGLAAMTALFVAVPHLVHGLDETPPWMPWVRIGLGMLLIVAAIGRWLTRTRTTRPPAFLDRLAKITPAGAGIIGFGLVVANPKVLVMNAAAGLIIGTSAAGAMVWLAVAFYTALAGSTVIAPILAYVVAGKRVDDQLERVRKWMQREHAAATAVILLVVGVLLAYTGIRAL; from the coding sequence TTGCTCGGCGAGCTTTTCCCGCTCGCACTCGTTGTCGCACTGTCGCCGGTTTCGATAGTCCCGGCGGTTGTGCTGGTACTGCACACCGATCATCCCCGCCCCACGGGCCTTGCTTTCATGGCCGGTTGGCTCGCAGGGCTCGCCGCGATGACCGCTCTCTTCGTGGCGGTCCCCCATCTCGTCCACGGGCTCGATGAGACGCCGCCGTGGATGCCGTGGGTCCGGATCGGGCTCGGGATGCTGCTCATCGTCGCGGCCATCGGCCGATGGCTGACCCGAACCCGGACCACCCGCCCACCCGCATTCCTCGACCGGCTCGCCAAGATCACCCCCGCCGGCGCTGGGATCATCGGCTTCGGGCTGGTGGTGGCCAATCCCAAGGTGCTCGTCATGAATGCCGCGGCGGGTCTGATCATCGGGACCTCCGCCGCAGGCGCAATGGTGTGGCTCGCCGTCGCGTTCTACACAGCGCTTGCCGGCTCGACGGTGATCGCACCGATACTCGCCTACGTCGTCGCCGGCAAGCGCGTCGACGATCAGCTCGAACGGGTGAGGAAGTGGATGCAGCGCGAACATGCCGCCGCAACGGCAGTCATTCTGCTCGTCGTCGGTGTTCTGTTGGCTTACACCGGCATTCGCGCGCTCTAA
- a CDS encoding STAS domain-containing protein, translating to MYGNQAVDCNGAQMRALCRQLATVVTVTGDIDESNLDRIGAYARRFVLTEKPFVLDLTGVNSFSPECISLLHDIDENCEIASVEWAVVASQPVIRNLRLFGEGETFPTVGSVAEALHEFATSMSERRRLLPLLTKTA from the coding sequence ATGTACGGAAACCAAGCAGTCGATTGCAACGGCGCGCAGATGCGCGCGCTGTGTCGTCAGCTGGCGACCGTGGTGACGGTGACCGGTGACATCGACGAGTCGAACCTCGATCGCATCGGCGCCTACGCACGGCGCTTCGTCCTGACGGAGAAGCCTTTCGTGTTGGATCTGACCGGCGTGAATTCCTTTTCGCCGGAATGTATTTCGCTGCTCCACGACATCGACGAGAACTGTGAGATCGCCAGTGTCGAATGGGCAGTCGTTGCCAGCCAGCCTGTTATTCGCAACTTGCGGCTGTTCGGTGAAGGTGAGACGTTCCCCACCGTGGGTTCGGTCGCCGAAGCGCTCCATGAATTCGCCACGAGCATGAGCGAACGCCGCCGTTTGCTTCCACTACTCACCAAGACCGCCTAG